A part of Myxococcus landrumus genomic DNA contains:
- a CDS encoding peptidylprolyl isomerase: MTSQNEGPKPGVARSLAELHALGIMKRMPAALSLSSTEPIALPAIQAPSLEGLSVARTAPAPISEHDLVERFDVLRRKHADRRERLAGEDVGPDDEVLLDVLGFANGRLIPFSAREGWRAEVVPEPLLPGFFEALVGAKVGSSLGIELKLPDTYVVESLRGATARFLLEVRASSELKLLADDSPELLKRLGAGTLIDVMRQLNDTLTHERAVEAEQLTQARVLDEVVARTQVTLSAALVDEELRHRWVETERPILVRKALQPDELQEALEGWLRDPLFRADAERRLVLALALRAIAARDGVKLTKPAVDALVGDLASLSGVPREDVVRALKEDAALAKRLEDLALHLATLDSLMRRVALTPPV; the protein is encoded by the coding sequence ATGACGTCCCAGAACGAAGGTCCCAAGCCTGGTGTCGCGCGCTCGCTGGCGGAGTTGCATGCGCTCGGCATCATGAAGCGCATGCCCGCGGCGCTGTCGCTGAGCAGCACCGAGCCCATCGCGCTCCCCGCCATCCAAGCCCCTTCTCTCGAGGGCCTCAGCGTCGCGCGGACCGCGCCCGCGCCCATCTCCGAGCACGACCTGGTGGAGCGCTTCGATGTGCTGCGCCGCAAGCACGCCGACCGCCGCGAGCGCCTCGCGGGCGAGGACGTGGGCCCCGACGACGAGGTGCTGCTGGACGTGCTCGGCTTCGCCAACGGCCGGCTGATTCCCTTCTCCGCGCGAGAGGGCTGGCGCGCGGAGGTGGTGCCGGAGCCGCTGCTCCCGGGCTTCTTCGAGGCCCTGGTGGGCGCCAAGGTGGGCTCCTCGCTGGGCATCGAGCTGAAGCTGCCGGACACCTACGTGGTGGAGTCCCTGCGTGGCGCGACGGCGCGCTTCCTCCTGGAGGTGCGCGCTTCGTCCGAGCTGAAGCTGCTGGCGGATGACTCGCCGGAGCTGCTCAAGCGCCTGGGCGCGGGCACGCTCATCGACGTGATGCGCCAGTTGAACGACACGTTGACGCACGAGCGCGCCGTGGAGGCGGAGCAGCTCACCCAGGCGCGTGTGCTGGACGAGGTGGTGGCGCGCACGCAGGTGACCCTGTCCGCCGCCCTGGTGGACGAGGAGCTCCGCCATCGCTGGGTGGAGACCGAGCGTCCCATCCTGGTGCGCAAGGCCCTCCAGCCCGACGAGCTGCAAGAGGCGCTGGAGGGCTGGCTGAGAGACCCGCTCTTCCGCGCGGACGCGGAGCGCCGGCTCGTGCTGGCCCTGGCCCTGCGAGCCATCGCCGCGCGTGACGGCGTGAAGCTCACGAAGCCGGCCGTGGACGCGTTGGTGGGCGACCTCGCTTCGCTGTCCGGTGTCCCTCGCGAGGATGTGGTCCGCGCGCTGAAGGAAGACGCCGCGCTGGCCAAGCGGCTCGAGGACTTGGCGCTGCACCTGGCCACGCTCGACAGCCTCATGCGCCGCGTGGCGCTGACGCCGCCTGTCTGA
- a CDS encoding peptidylprolyl isomerase, whose amino-acid sequence MHIRILTALLLCLTVTACKESSEKKETPSNATPPAATPTPAPKPAEPSGEWTKKAQAGQDLQATLETNQGAIVVRLFSKDAPLTVANFVGLATGEKQWSDPRTGERMTGKPLYEGVIFHRVIPGFMIQGGDPTGTGRGDPGYRFGDEFQSGRTFDKPGLLAMANAGPNTNGSQFFITTSTPSYLNGKHTIFGEVVKGYDVVEKISNVPTGPGDRPAEPVVIQKIIMADAPAAGGK is encoded by the coding sequence ATGCACATCCGAATCCTGACCGCCCTCCTCTTGTGCCTCACCGTCACCGCCTGCAAGGAGTCCTCCGAGAAGAAGGAGACCCCTTCCAATGCCACGCCTCCGGCGGCGACGCCCACCCCGGCGCCGAAGCCCGCGGAGCCCTCGGGTGAGTGGACGAAGAAGGCCCAGGCCGGACAGGACCTCCAGGCGACGCTGGAGACCAACCAGGGCGCCATCGTCGTGCGCCTGTTCTCGAAGGACGCGCCGCTGACGGTGGCCAACTTCGTGGGTCTGGCGACGGGCGAGAAGCAGTGGTCCGACCCGCGCACGGGCGAGCGCATGACGGGCAAGCCCCTGTACGAGGGCGTCATCTTCCACCGCGTGATTCCGGGCTTCATGATTCAAGGCGGAGACCCGACGGGGACGGGCCGTGGCGACCCGGGCTACCGCTTCGGGGACGAGTTCCAGAGCGGCCGGACGTTCGACAAGCCGGGCCTGCTGGCCATGGCCAACGCGGGCCCCAACACCAACGGCAGCCAGTTCTTCATCACCACGTCCACGCCGAGCTACCTCAACGGCAAGCACACCATCTTCGGCGAGGTGGTGAAGGGCTATGACGTGGTGGAGAAGATTTCCAACGTCCCGACCGGACCTGGCGACCGTCCGGCGGAGCCCGTCGTCATCCAGAAGATCATCATGGCGGACGCGCCCGCAGCGGGCGGGAAGTGA
- a CDS encoding alpha/beta hydrolase, which produces MGAPKLRRVSTRLGELDCQVVEGLPEGKSPELAVVLCHGFGAPAGDLVPLAGELAAMEESLAQRVRFIFPGAPLSLAEWGMPTGRAWFTLPEAIMRGQMRDWAAYAKEVPAGLPAARRAVTSVVAAVSTATKLPFGKIVLGGFSQGGMVTTDVALRLEECPSGLCILSGTLLAEAEWRQKAKARQGLPVFQSHGRHDNVLPFSAAERLRDMLVQEGLTVDFLPFDGPHTIDGEELERMAAFLKARLGS; this is translated from the coding sequence ATGGGCGCGCCGAAGCTGCGGCGAGTGTCCACGCGCCTGGGCGAGCTGGATTGCCAGGTCGTGGAGGGACTCCCCGAGGGCAAGTCGCCCGAGCTGGCGGTGGTGCTCTGCCATGGCTTCGGTGCTCCAGCAGGAGACCTGGTGCCGCTGGCGGGTGAGCTGGCGGCGATGGAGGAGTCGCTGGCCCAGCGCGTGCGCTTCATCTTCCCGGGAGCGCCGCTGTCGCTGGCGGAGTGGGGCATGCCCACCGGACGCGCCTGGTTCACCCTGCCCGAGGCCATCATGCGCGGGCAGATGCGGGACTGGGCCGCGTACGCGAAGGAAGTCCCCGCGGGCCTGCCCGCCGCGCGCCGGGCCGTCACCTCCGTGGTGGCCGCGGTGTCCACCGCGACGAAGCTTCCCTTCGGGAAGATTGTCCTGGGCGGCTTCAGCCAGGGCGGCATGGTGACGACGGACGTGGCGCTGCGGCTGGAGGAGTGTCCCTCCGGGCTGTGCATCCTCTCCGGCACGCTCCTCGCGGAGGCGGAGTGGCGGCAGAAGGCCAAGGCCCGACAGGGCCTGCCCGTGTTCCAATCCCATGGCAGGCACGACAACGTGCTGCCCTTCTCGGCGGCCGAGCGCCTGCGCGACATGTTGGTGCAGGAAGGGCTGACCGTGGACTTCCTCCCCTTCGACGGGCCGCACACCATCGACGGTGAGGAGCTGGAGCGGATGGCCGCGTTCCTGAAGGCCCGGCTGGGGAGCTGA
- a CDS encoding secondary thiamine-phosphate synthase enzyme YjbQ, translated as MYHAKELTVPTRGRGFTDITEDVQRSVAESGARQGLCTVFIHHTSASLLLCENADPDVRRDLESFFARLVKDGDPLFVHDAEGPDDMPAHVRTVLTQTALNIPVKNGAADLGTWQGIYVWEHRTSAHRRRVTVSVVG; from the coding sequence ATGTACCACGCGAAGGAGCTCACGGTGCCCACCCGGGGGCGCGGCTTCACGGACATCACCGAGGACGTGCAGCGTTCCGTGGCGGAGAGTGGTGCGCGGCAGGGCCTGTGCACCGTGTTCATCCATCACACGAGCGCGTCCCTGTTGCTGTGCGAGAACGCGGACCCGGACGTGCGCCGTGATTTGGAGTCCTTCTTCGCGCGGCTGGTGAAGGATGGAGACCCCCTCTTCGTCCACGACGCGGAGGGGCCCGATGACATGCCCGCGCACGTGCGCACGGTGCTGACGCAGACCGCGCTGAACATCCCCGTGAAGAATGGCGCGGCGGACCTGGGGACGTGGCAGGGCATCTACGTCTGGGAGCACCGCACGTCCGCCCACCGGCGGCGCGTCACCGTGTCGGTGGTGGGCTGA
- a CDS encoding L,D-transpeptidase family protein, with translation MKNPSTQAGGLSGADAAAGASATGLPSAPEGRAPPGDARGAEAASGTGSPMPPPDARGESANGQMLAVSAPSANQNGAGAELPRNAPGGDEGTMAPTVAHQRGAPPGHGELDVHDGASHQGDSLSARDTAHAGDGGTSTTGEASSPSPSAGATPGDLHAAWTRTALTPDGGPARPASPARPEPSEASTADHEPSLAIDPALSALPKPERDDARSSDADTDADADSENPPPLPAEQLVVIPDKKNPDEELVLGPDGEPLEDTSYVLDDPALGLDDDTAQPTMASGADAGTEPVAIPYQPDAGSLRVLRSIAVRSEPRQDAPPLGTVAQDMRILWKSETAMRGPECDAWVEIQPRGWVCERYLERNFREPRVRDLPRLREGELTPGTYARVVGKRVRAYPSLALARTRRKGILLKGSVTVKLRGQVRVGRRTFWRTTDGQYLEARVLREYRPSAFVGVDAEQLSELSAPFAWAQSRTKPGAPIEVKMAPDAKAPRETVLPPRTLVAVRELSADGRWVLIAENHWVSRDDLHVAWFSHAPPGVEPGARWVDVDLDAQVLVAYEGERPVYATLISSGKPGTDTPEGLFRVWIKFAEADMTGNGTAGNDTYRVATVPWTMFFEQDYALHTAYWHDRFGEPMSHGCVNLAPRDAKALYAWASPEVPTGWSMVHATPDAPGSWVRIRGQARIPAKERKVRVAASTRTPR, from the coding sequence GTGAAGAACCCTTCCACGCAAGCGGGAGGACTCTCCGGCGCCGATGCGGCGGCGGGGGCTTCCGCGACAGGACTCCCATCCGCGCCCGAGGGCCGCGCTCCGCCAGGAGATGCACGAGGGGCAGAGGCCGCGTCCGGAACGGGCTCGCCGATGCCTCCGCCCGATGCCCGCGGCGAGAGTGCGAACGGGCAGATGCTCGCGGTGAGTGCCCCATCCGCGAATCAGAACGGAGCGGGTGCCGAGCTGCCACGGAATGCTCCAGGTGGCGACGAGGGCACGATGGCGCCCACCGTCGCTCATCAGCGCGGTGCGCCCCCAGGACACGGCGAGCTGGATGTCCACGATGGCGCCTCGCATCAAGGCGACAGTCTCTCGGCGCGAGACACGGCCCACGCGGGGGACGGAGGGACATCCACCACCGGCGAAGCCTCGAGCCCTTCGCCGTCGGCGGGCGCGACGCCGGGTGACCTGCATGCCGCGTGGACACGGACCGCGCTCACTCCGGATGGTGGCCCCGCGCGCCCCGCCTCCCCCGCGCGCCCCGAGCCATCTGAAGCCAGCACCGCCGACCACGAGCCCTCGCTCGCCATCGACCCCGCGCTCAGCGCCCTCCCCAAGCCCGAGCGTGACGACGCGCGCTCCTCCGACGCGGACACCGACGCCGACGCGGATTCAGAGAACCCACCGCCGCTCCCCGCCGAGCAGCTCGTCGTCATCCCCGACAAGAAGAACCCGGACGAGGAGCTCGTGCTGGGCCCGGATGGCGAGCCCCTGGAGGACACGAGCTATGTGCTCGACGACCCAGCCCTCGGGCTCGACGACGACACCGCTCAACCCACCATGGCCAGCGGCGCGGACGCCGGCACGGAGCCCGTCGCCATTCCCTACCAGCCCGACGCGGGCTCGCTGCGCGTCCTCCGCTCCATCGCGGTCCGCTCCGAGCCACGCCAGGACGCGCCGCCCCTCGGCACCGTGGCCCAGGACATGCGCATCCTGTGGAAGAGCGAGACCGCCATGCGCGGCCCGGAGTGCGACGCCTGGGTCGAAATCCAACCGCGCGGCTGGGTCTGCGAGCGCTACCTCGAACGCAACTTCCGAGAGCCTCGCGTCCGCGACCTCCCCCGCCTCCGCGAAGGAGAGCTGACCCCCGGCACCTACGCACGTGTCGTGGGCAAGCGCGTGCGCGCCTACCCGAGCCTCGCGCTGGCCCGCACCCGCAGGAAGGGCATCCTGCTCAAGGGCTCCGTGACGGTGAAGCTGCGCGGACAGGTGCGAGTGGGCCGGCGCACCTTCTGGCGCACCACCGATGGCCAGTACCTGGAGGCCCGAGTCCTCCGCGAGTACCGCCCCTCCGCCTTCGTCGGTGTGGACGCGGAGCAGTTGTCGGAGCTGTCCGCGCCCTTCGCCTGGGCACAGTCCCGCACGAAGCCCGGCGCCCCCATCGAAGTGAAGATGGCCCCGGACGCGAAGGCGCCGCGAGAGACTGTCCTCCCGCCTCGAACGCTCGTGGCCGTGCGAGAGCTCTCCGCGGACGGCCGCTGGGTCCTCATCGCGGAGAACCACTGGGTGTCGCGAGACGACCTGCACGTCGCCTGGTTCTCCCACGCGCCTCCAGGTGTCGAGCCCGGTGCGCGTTGGGTGGACGTGGACCTGGATGCGCAGGTGCTCGTGGCCTACGAGGGAGAGCGCCCCGTGTACGCCACGCTCATCTCCTCCGGGAAGCCCGGCACGGACACTCCCGAGGGCCTCTTCCGCGTGTGGATCAAGTTCGCCGAGGCGGACATGACGGGCAACGGCACCGCGGGCAATGACACCTACCGCGTGGCCACCGTGCCCTGGACCATGTTCTTCGAGCAGGACTACGCGCTGCACACCGCCTACTGGCACGACCGCTTCGGCGAGCCCATGAGCCACGGCTGCGTCAACCTGGCTCCCCGAGACGCCAAGGCCCTCTATGCGTGGGCCTCGCCGGAAGTGCCCACCGGCTGGTCCATGGTGCACGCGACACCGGACGCACCGGGCTCCTGGGTGCGCATCCGAGGCCAGGCGCGCATCCCCGCGAAGGAGCGCAAGGTGCGCGTCGCCGCCAGCACCCGCACCCCGCGCTGA